The genomic stretch GCGTCCAGTTCCTCCCTGAGCTGGGAATTGGCCTGATTAGCCTCGAGCATGTTCTTCTAGACTAACTCCAGGTCCTCGCGCACCTGAGCTTCGGCTTCGTTAGCGAGTTGGGCATCTTTCTCCGCCAGCTCAACAGACTTGGTTAAAATGTGAACGCGATGTTCAAGACTCGACAGTTGGGAGGAGAGGGACTCAAGCCCTCGGAGCCTTTCGACCTCGGACTCTAGGGAAAGGATCCGGGCGCGAAGTTCGGATTCTCGTCGAGAGACCAAACCTTGGAACTCTGTAAGGTTCTGGGGAAGACAGAACATGGGTTAAGACTCACTCGCATAAAAAAGGGGCATcatcaaaagagaaaagaacatGATCATACCCTCAGAATCTCGGCGCTGTAGTCGGGTTCGTTCGGGGATCGTAGGGTCCCCGATAGGATCAGAGCTGTTGAGGGAACATTGGTGGCTTCAGGAGCCGGAGGCTCTGAGGGAGTGGCAGCCGGGGAGGTGGTCTCCATCCTACGACATTTTGTCCGGCGTGCTAATATTTCCTTCGTTGATAACGCTGAAGCCTCTTCCAGCGAAGCCTCCCCCGTCAGCTCTTAACGCCCCGCTGGTGCTAATGGCGTTAATATTCGTTTAAAAACTGAACTGATAGGGATGTTGGGAGACATAGCAGTGGACTTCGTACTTGCCAAGGTTTGTTTTTTCTGGGCCTCTGTACGAACTGCAGCAAACACCTGTGCGATGGTTGCCGAATCATCTTCATGAGGGATCGACGAGGGTGCAGGCATGGTGGAGGTTTCCTGCTACGCGTTCGGGGGGTCTCTGGTCTAAGAAGCGAGAGGTTCGGAAGATGGGCCCCCCGAACCTCCAGTGGCGTCGCTCTTGGAGGCCTCTTGGAAGGTCCGGGGATCTCCCTCCACCGCTCTTCGCGACCTAGAAGGTGTTGAGGGTCTCTTATTCTTCCTGCCCTTCGGAGCTCGCTCGGGAGGTACAGCCCTCTCCGACATCCTCTAATTGCTGGGAGGAGCCGAGGGGTCTTTACTCCCGGGGaagtccaaaatcatttctccGGTGATAGGAGAATACGATATCTCCCAGAGCTCTTCAACTGAGAATGAGATAACGATAAAAATCAGATacagaaaaaggaagaagagggagTAAAGAAGAGGACGAAGGAAGAAGAGCTCACAGCTTTGGTCGTCTAAGCCCGCCTTGGTAAGGCTGGGATTGGAAAGCCATCCCTCTTCCCAGTTCCGGCTGTTCTTCATAAGTCGGCAGGTGGAATCTTCGATGGTCTCAACACTCGGACGCTTGTGCTTGGTATCTAGAGTCCACTCGTTGCAGACAGACCAGATTTCTGGAGAAGAGCCAGATGGCCTAGGGCGGACGAAGACGAAGCGCTCTTTCCAATCTTCAGAATCTTTCGATCCGCCAGATTGCATGAGAGTCGAGGCAGAAATCTCAAGTCCGGGATACCCCTTGCAGGCGAGGAGGCGACCATCTTTTACGATTTGGGGGGAGATGGAGATCCACCCTCCTGGGTTGCGGTTGGTCGTGAAGAAGTAGTCGAAGAGGTCCCCGGTTGGCTCAATTTTACCAGTATGGAAAATAAGGAGGAAGCCCATCAGGTATCGCCATCCGAAGGGGGACAGCTGGGCAGGAGCGATGGTAAGATGTTGAAGTAAGGACATTACTCTTCTTCGGGGGGGAAGTCGAAAGCCCTTATCGAAAGCACACTTGTAAATGTAGAGGCGGCCGACGACGGGATGGCACGCTCGCAAGTGGCTATTGAACTCCACTTCCCACTCTTCGGGgatgttgtatttttctctgaACTGCTGACACTCCGTCTGGCTCATCCATTGGCATGGAATAGAGGCGACAGGGTGTTTTTCCCACTCAATAAGCTCCGTGCCGGCGGAATTGAACTTCCCGAAATCGATTATCGCCATAGTAGAAGGGTAGTAGAAAGAAACgcagaaaaagggaaaaaaactTACTGGCATAGGGAAAGCTAAAGCTGAAGGAAAGTCGAgtggaaaaagaaataaaaggggTGAAGAGTtcctatttaaattgtaggagTAAGAGACCAAAGGACGAGCAATAATGGGCATTAATCACCCCGAGTTGGCAGAGCTCGAAAGACGAAAAGGCTTTGGACAACGCATTGGGAAAGGATATCGCCGTCAAAACCAATCGATCCCCGTGCCCTCCTGACAcgtgcaaaaaaataaataaaaaataaaaaatatgaccaACTCTTCGGGCCTTATAGATATCAATCGACAAGAAATTAGGAGGAGGAGCCTTGAGAGCTTTACCACTCCTCGAGCCCTTCAGGCCGAAGAGCTCAAgaagtggggggcaagtgatgaggagaaCGTCCTCGGTCTCATAATTACGCCAATACCCCAGGCAGATATCCAATGGTGGCCAAGACATATGTGTCCTAATGGCATGGGGTATGGTAAGCCAATTGAAAATGCCTTAATTTTCACCATGCCTTGTGAAAATGCTACAACTCAAATCACTTATTCTGTTATACAAGTAAATATAGTATTTTgatgttataaaattttattaataaaataaacttttataatactttctatatattttgtttgaaaaaataaaaaccaatcCAATTTATAGGATTTCAAATCATGACttttaatttagaattaatttttttatatgttgtgactaattaaacccaaaataacTTTCCCTTCAACACGTGACATTCACTTGGGtcaaaggaaaaacaaattattatattaaaatatttttttataaatacctttttaataaaaaataaaatattaaaaaaataatagatgaTCTTCGTCAATTCCACTCCAACACTTCAAATTcctaaaatttcaatttgatGATAAATTCACAATCAACTATCAAGAATGTTAACTTCTTCTCGTTCTTCATCATTATCTTCAACTTGACAATACTGCAATAATAAATCAAACTTAACtatggaaattatttttttataaaaaaattttaatataataaattatttttaaaatttgcaaTATATTGTAcaataaattatcttttttttcttttaagccGAGTGAATGCCACGCGCGGGAAGGCTAATTGGTCACAAAATAGAAGTATTGGATTAATAAagtcataaattaaaaattaaataaaaaatcgtAAATTAATAaggttataaatttaaaattaaggcCGAGTCACCGTAATTAAAAGAGCATTAAAATATGCGGCCCATTGGTTGGAGATGCCGCCCATTGTTTTCACTCGGATGGGTCCCCAATCCCATTCTGCGTCTCTCTATATAATTCCCCTGAGCCAAGCTTCCTTTTCTTTCCAATACGTCTCTGTCGGCGAACTCGTATAGCGTCCAAATCATCGTGATCACCATGGGCCAGTTGACCGCCGTGAAGCCGAGCCGGAGCGACGAGGTACTGGACGCTAACGAGCAAGCCCTGATCACTGAGCAGGTCAAGGCCAAGTTCGATTCCATGGCCCCCAAGAGGCCCGCCAAGCCCTGCCGGAGCGAACCCGAGTCGCCGTCTCCGGCATCTTACTTTTCCGGTGCGAATCTCCCTCCGCCGGAGTTCGAGAAGCTCCGATCGCTGCAATCTCAATCTCAGGGAATAATTTCGGGTTCCAATACCGCCGCTGACGAGTTCGTGGAGACCCAGTACTACCAGCAATTGGATTCTATCGACAAACAACACCACACCGTAcgtattttttctttgttttgcgGCTATTTCTGAGGTCGATTTGGGTGTTCCTCTGTTTGTTTATATTGATCGGTGGTTGACTTTTGCCGTGATCATATCGCACGGAATCACTGTCATAGAGGCTTAATCTCTATCAGATTTGAATTCAAAAAGATGTTGACAGTTTCTCTTGAATTGAGCAGACGGGGAGTGGGTTCATAAAGGTAGCCGGAGGCGGCGCCGGAGACGGTTACGGTCTCCGGGTGGAGAGCGGCGGCCATGAAAATGGAGATCGTAGAGAGGCGGTGTTCAGAACCAACCCTGCAACCAATGACTGGGTACCCGCCATGGAAGACGATCAGGTACTTGAAATCAAATCCACCGTTATTAGACTAGACAAGTTGTTTGATACCCAATTATCTGAATAATCTAAGGGTTAATTCCCGGATCATGGTTTTTGTTGGTTAGATCAGCTACGTTTCTGGGAAGCCGAGCCGGAGCGAGAGTGATTAGGTCGCCGGCGGCGACGGAGGAGAGAACGGAGTTATGGTTGTTGGAATCAACGGAGACGGAAGGTGGTGTGGATAAGGATGTGTTTGGTGGAAAGATTAAAGAATTGGCTGGGTGACTGACTCTTTATTTTAATGCTTTATGCACGGACTTTCTTCATCCCCTGTTGTTATCCATAAATGATTCATTGTTTCCGCTCTTAAATTATGGATGAATGGTTCTGTTTGGTTGCCTAGAAAATTGTACTGAAAGCAAGCACTACTTTCTGCTCCCATTGTCTGCCAATGGAAAATGCTATTCGTATATTAGTTGGAATTTAAGAAGCTAATATCTAAAAGCTCCTCGGGAATTCACTGTTCTCGGCAAAAGCACCGAGGACTAATATATGATGCTAATATGAgatatgatattatattatacatcattattataaataaataaataaataaaagcttagtacatatagttatattttaataattaaataatataatatttaatttttaaagtgtaaaatattaagatttgatttttaatataaatttttaagattttttaaataaaatttagggggtttttttatgtttttaagtcattttataaaatttaagtttttttaaatctttttatagaatttaggtattttaatttgatttttttattaaatgtttatttttttaattatttataaatttaatattatatttatgtattaaatttaatttaatatattttattaatgtgattttttttatacgaCGTGTGTATgtgatataaataataatttttttttacttttaatcatataagaatttaaaataataattttaattaattaaaatattaaatcttgcgttttgtactttaaaaaataaagagactTCAATGTATATTATGCCATAAAAAAATGGAAGACAGCACATCAAGCTTGAGCATTCATGGCTAGCTTCAGgtttagagggagagagagtcaGAGAGATAGAGAACCCTTCTTCATCACCTCACGTGCTCTGCACATGGCTTCCAGCGGCTCAAGCTTGGGAGTGGGGAGCCCTTTCCCTTCCCGCCCACCGTCTCCCAGTCAAAGCACTGGATCAACAACCCCAGGCCCAGACCCAACGTCCTCTGGGCCAGCCCAGTCCCCTGGACAGGTCCTCCTTCCCACACCAAACGGCACCAAATTTAGGATCCCATTTCCTGCCCTTCGAACCTCTCGGGCTTAAATCACGTGGGCTCGGCCCAGACCCTGGGGTCCCTGTGAATGGCCCATGCATTGACCCACAGCACCGTACAATCGGCGGACGGCGCGTGGGGTAAAAGCAGCGGCCCCGGCGAGAATAGTCGTAGGGTCTCAGAGATGATGGCTTGCAAGTCATGCAAGTTGGGGAGATCGGCTTCGTCAACCAAGCGATCTTGCCCCACGTAGGAGTCCAGCTCCGCCCTGGCCTTCTTCAGTACTTCTGGGTGGTTGAGTTCCATTGTCACTGATGACGTGTCAGTGCCAGCAAGGATGATGACCTGGATATTATAAATCAACAAAATTATTATCTGTAATATTCTTTTTttgagaattaaaaaataatttaatatcttcTTTTACAGTCTGCGAAATCGGCaattttgcttttatatttttattattatttaaaatttttattattttaattatatattttaatttttttcgtataccaattcaaattttttattatttcgattatatttctatatttttatttttaaattaatttaatttttttctttgatatgtaaaaaaggttaaataaattaagaaatttttttcaatatttacctattattaaaattcttcataaaagaaaaataatattattaaaaagtcattatatttgattataaatGTGGAAATTAATATAGGAGCATTTAGTCGGCTTTTCAATTCGGTCAAACTAATGAATTAACtatcattatatattatattatattcagATTACagaatatatcaaaatattatacaaGATTACAGAATATATTGTAATCTGTATAATATTCTGTAATCTGTAATAAGCTGATGCATGAGGGGCGTACGTGTCTTCCATAGCGCTTGGCGTTGGCGGAGAGAGAGTTCCCCTATAAAACGCCCGACTTCTGTGTTCAGCCGCTTCATATCTATCGTTTCTCACACCGCTTTCGCGACTCTGCAACGATACCTGCTCTCTCACTTCGTCTTCGGACGGCTCGAGTGGTCTCGTCTTTCGTTACCTTCAAACAATCAGGTTTCACTCTAACTCGCTGTATCTTGTGCTTGAATCTTCATACACGTGGCAGGATTCATCCGGAAGTTAGATGTGATTGCAGTAATTAGAGTTTCTGAGTTTGTTCTTTGTTGTTAGGGTTTGGAGTTTGATCGAGGCCATGCAGTTACTGTTGTTCGATTTATGAATCACTTCCGtcgaattgaattgaattgagtttTCCCGTCTTCCGGCGGCGTCGAGAATCAGGTCAATTTCTGCCTCTCTGTCGCAACATTTTATAATCGAATTTATGCAAATTTAGGGTTTTACCCCTTTACCTTTATTTTCAGAATGCATTTTTGGTTGTCAGGATCATGAGGTCAGGGTCTGTCATTTTGGTGTAGACTTTGCCGGAGGCTgtacttttctctctctccctctttcctcGCCATACACATATGTCATTGTTGCATTTGTAACATTTTGTTTGAACAACTTCAGACTTATCTGAATGGTTACAAcaacttctagaattttatctCACTTTAACTTGGTGAATTGTACAAACATGGCTTCAAATGCTCGTCTTGATCCAAGGAAATGTTAGAATTTAAAATCATTGTGCAACCATAGATATAATGCATTCTTTTTTTGGTAGAAAGGTAAATGTATTAAAGACAAATAAACTGTACAAGAACACTGGGCATACCCAGAcaagaaatgaaaggaaaacaatCAATGACCCAAAGTGAGGGcctcaaaataaatcaaaacatgaggATACAAAGAAAATGAGACTTTGTATACTTGTGTTTTGATCCTACAAATGATCGAGTCCACACAAGGCCAATGGCCTTCAAAAATCTTCCTATTCCTGGTGGGTAGCTATTCTTGGTTAGATCTTTAATCTCTTTACCCAATGTGGATTGAGGTGGGTAGCTATTCTATCCTGACAAAGGGAAATCATTATTTTAGGGTAGGTttatttctctaattttcttttgtgtCATCTACATTTCTATCTTCTTCAGTCAACCTAATTTATGAGTAACTTCTTTCAGGTTGGTATCCTAAAGACAACATATGGTTGATTGAGTATGCATAAATTAGTAGCTTTCTATCTAAGGATGaacaagaaatgagaaatagattttttaaaattattatgggCTTTGTTTGTAATAAAAATCACATTGATGATCTTGTTACCTCCCTAGAGTCCCTACACAATGGCCATTGTTCTTTTTAATCTTGTTCTGTGTTTAAGCTTAGAAACTGAAATAATGAGGAATTCAGTCATCTCTTCAGGACGCTATTTATGTGGTGGATTTGCTGCAGATGCTAATTCATCAAAGCAAAGATTGATTATGCTGTTAATAGTTGATTGTTATAGATCTGAATGTTGCACGGATCAAGGATTACTATCTAATAGTCACATTGttactattattttctttaCACTGGTCTTATATTACATCTTTTGGCATCAATGGTAAAGATTTTTTTACAAGATTATctcaattataataaaaatttattaaatttccacagtattaaatatatttacaaatttaCCACAAAACTATTCAAGTCACCCGCCATAGTGGCAAGATGGCCAGCGTGACTGTAGCAATAGCATAAACCCTGCTTGTTAAACAAGCGGTTTTAGATTTCCAACATAGAACCGCTTGTGTAACAAGCGGTTTTATGTGGACATAGACCACTTGAATTTAAGAAGAGAGTCTATTCAAGCAACACCCAAAAAAGCCATGATTTGCTTAGCCAGAAAAAAGCCATGATTTCTCTGAACTTC from Diospyros lotus cultivar Yz01 chromosome 9, ASM1463336v1, whole genome shotgun sequence encodes the following:
- the LOC127809699 gene encoding uncharacterized protein LOC127809699; amino-acid sequence: MGQLTAVKPSRSDEVLDANEQALITEQVKAKFDSMAPKRPAKPCRSEPESPSPASYFSGANLPPPEFEKLRSLQSQSQGIISGSNTAADEFVETQYYQQLDSIDKQHHTTGSGFIKVAGGGAGDGYGLRVESGGHENGDRREAVFRTNPATNDWVPAMEDDQISYVSGKPSRSESD
- the LOC127809984 gene encoding isoflavone 2'-hydroxylase-like, whose amino-acid sequence is MEKDDPSLAMKVKKLYKDINLQVIILAGTDTSSVTMELNHPEVLKKARAELDSYVGQDRLVDEADLPNLHDLQAIISETLRLFSPGPLLLPHAPSADCTVLWVNAWAIHRDPRVWAEPT